In Paractinoplanes brasiliensis, the following proteins share a genomic window:
- a CDS encoding alpha/beta fold hydrolase translates to MRTTQRNAVTVTGNPAGRPMVFAHGYGCDQNMWRLVAPAFADSHRLVLFDHVGSGKSDLSAYDDERHSTLDGYADDVLEILHEHDLWDVVFVGHSVSAMIGVLAAIKEPERFARLVLVGPSPRYINEPAEGYVGGFDGADIDGLLDSLDSNYLGWSSTMAPVIMGNPDRPELGEELTNSFCRTDPEIAKKFARVTFLSDNRDDLLKLRTPALILQCSDDVIAPGVVGDYVHKHTPGSTFVQLNATGHCPNLSAPEETINAMKAWL, encoded by the coding sequence ATGAGAACGACACAGAGAAATGCCGTCACGGTGACCGGTAATCCCGCCGGTCGGCCGATGGTGTTCGCCCACGGGTATGGCTGCGACCAGAACATGTGGCGCCTGGTTGCTCCGGCCTTCGCGGATTCACACCGGCTGGTCCTTTTCGACCATGTCGGCAGCGGCAAGTCCGACCTGTCGGCGTATGACGACGAGCGGCATTCCACCCTCGATGGTTACGCCGACGACGTCCTCGAGATCCTGCACGAGCACGACCTGTGGGACGTCGTCTTCGTCGGGCACTCGGTGAGCGCCATGATCGGCGTGCTCGCCGCGATCAAGGAACCCGAGCGGTTCGCCCGCCTGGTGCTGGTGGGCCCGTCGCCGCGCTACATCAACGAGCCCGCCGAGGGTTACGTGGGCGGCTTCGACGGGGCCGACATCGACGGGCTGCTCGACTCTCTCGACAGCAACTACCTCGGCTGGTCGAGCACGATGGCGCCGGTGATCATGGGCAACCCGGACAGGCCCGAGCTGGGCGAGGAGCTGACCAACAGCTTCTGCCGCACCGATCCCGAGATCGCGAAGAAGTTCGCCCGGGTCACGTTCCTCTCCGACAACCGGGACGACCTGCTCAAGCTGCGGACGCCGGCGTTGATCCTGCAGTGTTCCGACGACGTGATCGCGCCCGGTGTCGTCGGTGACTACGTTCACAAGCACACCCCCGGGAGTACGTTCGTGCAGCTGAACGCCACGGGACACTGCCCCAACCTGAGCGCGCCGGAGGAAACGATCAACGCCATGAAGGCTTGGCTCTAG
- a CDS encoding Rne/Rng family ribonuclease gives MLDNEPQDNLGEQGGEGAGATPPETAATTPARRTRAPRRKAAAAAAPAEAAEPGAAIEAVGAEDAASPSDPVADVHGSPAATPAVTDEAPASAPVKKVTRSRKKAAPAAAPAAGPGDEAAAEVAPPVKKATRSRKKAAAPAVAEPVEAVAPAVDAAAAAASSGPNASGTPGVSPASGDSSAAVVAPVRVEAVIEGEEPEVEDEATAEGQPAAAGGAAAGEAAEGTPIIGVIPLDADFVEEKPAPRRGRRAAALPPAVLFMPPEATETTPAPAPARRSRRGATQPPVAEAPAAEVSEAEAGVAEIPVAVTEEPAEPTRRSRRRRRGAAEEPAEAEVTAPPAEEAVDEADESADDVEDGAEGEDDEDDDAAAGRRRRRRGRRGRGRGKGPAEDGESDENEDGAEASADEESEDEEEPEDGEGVTRRRRRRRRKGSSGDGETGGIEDGVHTVVRVREPRRTDEVQGVSGSTRLEAKRQRRRDGREQRRTRPPILSESEFLARREAVDRVMVVRQKPDRTQIAVLEDGILVEHYVSRSTSGTMVGNVYLGKVQNVLPSMEAAFVDIGRGRNAVLYAGEVNWDATGLEGRARSIEQALRSGDSVLVQVTKDPIGHKGARLSSHIALSGRHLVYVPNGNASGISRKLPDNERKRLRDVLKKLVPDGAGVIVRTAAEGASEDDLARDVKRLQAQWEDIQRKSAEGHAPVALSEEPDLVIRVVRDLFNEDFRELVVQGDSAYGELENYLNSVSPDLLERMHRYTGGGDVFADQRIDEQILKGLDRKVFLPSGGHLVFDRTEAMTVVDVNTGKYTGAGGNLEETVTRNNLEAAEEIVRQLRLRDLGGIVVIDFIDMVLESNRELVLRRLTECLGRDRTKHQVTEITSLGLVQMTRKRIGSGLLEAFSETCDHCKGRGVLIHTEPVPEKRTNGGAGNQVKAVAAAARTEPAPAPQQQQQQSSGKSRRRRGGGNSEVPAVEEPLVVEEPLAEAPVEAVAGPVRHEGDDPAAETAGLPPVAGSGIVTPGRPALTTADPADEYDISGYDLSRYESGDEPDPEPLKLTGADDPDAADDEDEDDDEPVGAGAGGRRRSRRGGTRRRTRP, from the coding sequence ATGCTCGATAACGAGCCCCAGGACAACCTGGGAGAACAGGGCGGCGAAGGGGCCGGAGCCACTCCGCCCGAGACCGCCGCCACCACCCCGGCCCGCCGCACGCGTGCGCCGCGTCGCAAAGCCGCCGCCGCGGCCGCCCCCGCTGAGGCGGCCGAGCCCGGAGCGGCCATCGAGGCCGTCGGCGCGGAGGACGCCGCGAGCCCGTCCGATCCGGTGGCCGACGTCCACGGGTCACCCGCCGCGACGCCGGCCGTCACCGACGAGGCTCCGGCCTCGGCGCCGGTGAAGAAGGTCACTCGCAGCCGCAAGAAGGCCGCGCCGGCCGCCGCTCCCGCCGCGGGGCCGGGCGATGAGGCGGCGGCCGAGGTTGCCCCGCCGGTGAAGAAGGCCACTCGCAGCCGAAAGAAGGCCGCCGCTCCCGCCGTGGCCGAGCCTGTTGAGGCTGTTGCTCCGGCCGTTGACGCCGCTGCCGCTGCTGCTTCTTCCGGCCCGAACGCTTCCGGCACCCCTGGTGTTTCGCCCGCTTCTGGCGATTCGTCCGCTGCGGTGGTTGCGCCGGTGCGGGTGGAGGCTGTGATCGAGGGCGAGGAGCCCGAGGTCGAGGACGAGGCGACCGCCGAGGGGCAGCCCGCTGCCGCCGGCGGAGCGGCCGCTGGGGAGGCTGCGGAGGGGACGCCGATCATCGGGGTCATCCCGCTGGATGCCGACTTCGTCGAAGAGAAGCCCGCGCCCCGTCGTGGGCGGCGGGCCGCTGCCCTGCCGCCGGCTGTGCTGTTCATGCCGCCCGAGGCCACCGAGACCACTCCGGCGCCGGCCCCGGCCCGGCGGTCGCGCCGCGGCGCCACCCAGCCGCCCGTCGCCGAGGCGCCCGCCGCTGAGGTCTCCGAGGCCGAGGCCGGGGTGGCCGAGATCCCGGTCGCCGTGACCGAGGAGCCGGCCGAGCCCACCCGCCGCAGCCGGCGTCGCCGCCGGGGCGCGGCCGAGGAACCCGCCGAGGCCGAGGTCACCGCCCCGCCCGCCGAGGAGGCGGTCGACGAGGCCGACGAGAGCGCCGACGACGTCGAGGACGGCGCCGAGGGCGAGGACGACGAGGACGATGACGCCGCCGCGGGCCGTCGCCGCCGTCGCCGTGGCCGTCGTGGCCGTGGCCGGGGCAAGGGTCCGGCCGAGGACGGCGAGTCCGACGAGAACGAGGACGGTGCCGAGGCGTCCGCGGACGAGGAGTCCGAGGACGAGGAGGAGCCGGAGGACGGCGAGGGCGTGACCCGCCGCCGGCGTCGCCGCCGCCGTAAGGGTTCCAGCGGCGACGGGGAGACCGGGGGCATCGAGGACGGGGTGCACACCGTCGTGCGGGTGCGCGAGCCCCGCCGTACGGACGAAGTGCAGGGCGTCTCCGGCTCGACCCGGCTCGAGGCCAAGCGCCAGCGTCGCCGTGACGGCCGTGAGCAGCGCCGCACCCGTCCGCCGATCCTGAGCGAGTCGGAGTTCCTGGCCCGTCGCGAGGCGGTCGACCGGGTGATGGTCGTGCGGCAGAAGCCCGACCGCACCCAGATCGCCGTGCTCGAGGACGGCATCCTGGTCGAGCACTACGTCTCGCGCAGCACCTCCGGCACCATGGTCGGCAACGTCTACCTCGGCAAGGTGCAGAACGTGCTGCCCAGCATGGAGGCGGCGTTCGTCGACATCGGCCGGGGCCGCAACGCCGTGCTGTACGCCGGCGAGGTCAACTGGGACGCCACCGGGCTCGAGGGCCGGGCCCGCTCGATCGAGCAGGCGCTGCGCTCGGGCGACTCGGTGCTGGTGCAGGTGACCAAGGACCCGATCGGGCACAAGGGCGCCCGGTTGAGCAGCCACATCGCGCTTTCCGGCCGGCACCTGGTCTACGTGCCCAACGGCAACGCGTCCGGGATCAGCCGCAAGCTGCCCGACAACGAGCGCAAGCGGCTGCGGGACGTGCTCAAGAAGCTGGTGCCGGACGGTGCGGGCGTGATCGTGCGTACGGCGGCCGAGGGCGCGAGCGAGGACGACCTGGCCCGCGACGTCAAGCGGCTGCAGGCGCAGTGGGAGGACATTCAGCGCAAGTCGGCCGAGGGGCACGCGCCGGTCGCGCTCTCCGAGGAGCCCGACCTGGTCATCCGGGTCGTCCGGGACCTCTTCAACGAGGACTTCCGGGAGCTCGTGGTGCAGGGCGACTCGGCGTACGGGGAATTGGAGAATTACCTCAACTCCGTCTCGCCGGACCTGCTGGAGCGCATGCACCGCTACACCGGCGGCGGGGACGTCTTCGCCGACCAGCGCATCGACGAGCAGATCCTCAAGGGCCTCGACCGCAAGGTGTTCCTGCCCTCGGGAGGCCACCTGGTCTTCGACCGCACCGAGGCGATGACAGTGGTCGACGTCAACACCGGTAAGTACACCGGCGCGGGCGGCAACCTCGAGGAGACGGTGACCCGCAACAACCTCGAGGCGGCGGAGGAGATCGTCCGGCAGCTGCGGCTGCGGGACCTCGGCGGCATCGTGGTGATCGACTTCATCGACATGGTGCTCGAGAGCAACCGCGAGCTGGTGCTGCGGCGGCTCACCGAGTGCCTGGGCCGCGATCGCACCAAGCATCAGGTCACTGAGATCACCTCGCTCGGCCTGGTGCAGATGACCCGGAAGCGGATCGGGTCGGGGCTGCTCGAGGCGTTCAGCGAGACCTGCGACCACTGCAAGGGCCGGGGGGTGCTGATCCACACCGAGCCGGTGCCGGAGAAGCGGACCAACGGCGGCGCGGGCAACCAGGTCAAGGCGGTCGCGGCGGCGGCACGCACCGAGCCGGCGCCCGCCCCGCAGCAACAGCAGCAGCAGTCCTCGGGCAAGTCCCGGCGGCGGCGCGGCGGCGGCAACAGCGAGGTGCCGGCCGTCGAGGAGCCATTGGTCGTGGAGGAGCCCCTGGCCGAGGCGCCGGTGGAGGCTGTCGCCGGGCCCGTACGGCACGAGGGCGACGACCCGGCCGCCGAGACCGCGGGGCTTCCCCCCGTGGCCGGCTCGGGCATCGTGACGCCCGGACGCCCGGCGCTGACCACCGCCGACCCGGCCGACGAGTACGACATCAGCGGCTACGACCTTTCCCGGTACGAGTCGGGCGACGAACCGGATCCGGAGCCGTTGAAGCTGACCGGCGCCGACGATCCGGACGCGGCCGACGACGAGGACGAGGACGACGACGAGCCCGTGGGCGCGGGAGCCGGCGGGCGGCGCCGTTCGCGGCGCGGGGGGACCAGGCGGCGTACGCGCCCCTGA
- a CDS encoding lysophospholipid acyltransferase family protein, whose product MPLLYSIGKLTVGNAMMLGWRPRVEGLEYIPRTGGVIFAGNHLSVADELFLGSAQPRHLAFWAKSDYFDGTGLKGWFNRNLMHGLGAIRVERGGGRAALTAFDGAIPVLKAGDAVAIYPEGTRSPDGKLYRGRTGVARLAVAAGVPIIPVGMIGTDKVQPIGQLMPKPARGVVTVKFGKPIDVEGRADDRTSLRGLTDEVMAEIQKLTGQEYVPRYAPAKPAKD is encoded by the coding sequence TTGCCGCTGCTCTACTCGATCGGCAAGCTCACCGTCGGCAACGCGATGATGCTCGGCTGGCGCCCGCGCGTCGAGGGCCTGGAATACATCCCTCGGACCGGCGGCGTGATCTTCGCCGGCAACCACCTCTCCGTCGCCGACGAGCTGTTCCTCGGCTCGGCGCAGCCCCGGCACCTCGCCTTCTGGGCGAAGTCGGACTACTTCGACGGCACCGGGCTCAAGGGCTGGTTCAACCGCAACCTCATGCACGGGCTGGGCGCGATCCGGGTCGAGCGGGGCGGCGGCCGGGCCGCGCTGACCGCCTTCGACGGCGCGATCCCGGTGCTCAAGGCGGGTGACGCGGTCGCCATCTATCCCGAGGGCACGCGGTCACCCGACGGCAAGCTCTACCGGGGGCGCACCGGTGTGGCCCGGCTCGCGGTGGCGGCGGGGGTGCCGATCATCCCGGTCGGCATGATCGGCACCGACAAGGTGCAGCCCATCGGCCAGCTCATGCCCAAGCCGGCCCGCGGGGTGGTCACTGTCAAGTTCGGCAAGCCGATCGACGTCGAGGGCCGCGCCGACGACCGTACGTCGTTGCGCGGGCTCACCGACGAGGTCATGGCCGAGATCCAGAAGCTGACCGGCCAGGAGTACGTGCCGCGGTACGCCCCCGCCAAGCCCGCGAAGGACTGA
- a CDS encoding STAS domain-containing protein, translated as MEFTRGGRPVPLGELDRWVTFSTFGGAELVSLTGEIDLSNAPEIGKAIVERLANAGKVLVDLTAVSFLDSAGVRLLDALIGDLQQHAVPARLVVGDTGPARMTLQLCAFREDVLATDLDRAAADLTG; from the coding sequence ATGGAGTTCACGCGGGGCGGGCGGCCGGTGCCGCTGGGTGAGCTGGACCGCTGGGTCACCTTCTCGACGTTCGGCGGAGCGGAGCTGGTCTCGCTGACCGGCGAGATCGACCTGTCCAACGCGCCCGAGATCGGCAAGGCGATCGTCGAACGGCTCGCGAACGCCGGGAAGGTGCTGGTCGACCTGACCGCCGTGTCGTTCCTGGACAGCGCCGGGGTCCGCCTGCTCGACGCCCTGATCGGCGATCTGCAGCAGCACGCCGTGCCGGCCCGGCTGGTGGTGGGCGACACCGGTCCCGCCCGGATGACCCTGCAGCTGTGCGCCTTCCGCGAGGACGTGCTGGCCACCGACCTCGACAGGGCCGCGGCGGATCTTACGGGTTAG
- a CDS encoding TIGR03936 family radical SAM-associated protein gives MAPKNQPVGGQAPVVQRIRLRYAKRGPLRFTSHRDFARAFERALRRAAVPIAFSQGFTPHPKISYASAAPTGVGSEAEYLEIGLQSEVDPAQLRLALDAALSPGLDILDAVVAGPGSLADRIDASRWLLELPSVDPAVAAAAVKAFTDLDEVLVERMTKQGRRSFDARQAVTHIAVTEQSAVPSEADAAPCAIIDLVVRQVTPAVRPDDVLSGLRVAAGLEPPVPPRVTRLAQGTLTAQGEIVDPLDADREPALPG, from the coding sequence ATGGCCCCCAAGAATCAGCCCGTCGGCGGGCAGGCCCCGGTCGTCCAGCGCATCCGTCTCCGCTACGCCAAACGCGGCCCGCTGCGCTTCACCTCGCACCGCGACTTCGCCCGCGCGTTCGAGCGGGCGCTGCGGCGCGCCGCCGTGCCCATCGCCTTCTCCCAGGGCTTCACCCCCCACCCCAAGATCTCGTACGCGAGCGCGGCGCCCACCGGCGTCGGCAGCGAGGCGGAATACCTCGAGATCGGGCTGCAGAGCGAGGTCGACCCCGCGCAGCTGCGTCTGGCCCTCGACGCCGCGCTCTCGCCCGGGCTCGACATCCTCGACGCGGTGGTGGCCGGGCCGGGCAGCCTGGCCGACCGGATCGACGCCTCACGGTGGCTCCTGGAGCTGCCGTCGGTCGACCCGGCCGTCGCCGCGGCGGCCGTCAAGGCGTTCACCGATCTCGACGAGGTGCTGGTCGAGCGCATGACCAAGCAGGGCCGGCGCTCGTTCGACGCCCGTCAGGCAGTGACGCACATCGCTGTGACGGAGCAGTCCGCCGTACCTTCCGAGGCGGACGCGGCACCGTGTGCGATAATCGACCTTGTCGTACGACAGGTGACGCCCGCCGTACGTCCCGATGACGTCCTTTCCGGCCTGCGCGTGGCGGCGGGTCTGGAGCCGCCGGTGCCCCCACGGGTGACCCGGCTGGCCCAGGGCACGCTCACCGCGCAGGGGGAGATCGTCGATCCGTTGGACGCGGATCGCGAACCGGCCCTTCCGGGGTAA
- a CDS encoding TIGR03960 family B12-binding radical SAM protein, with protein sequence MSVRSVFPQLEQLLPRVSKPIQYVGGELGAVVKDWDATTVRWALMYPDAYEVGLPNQGVQILYEVLNEQDDVLAERTYAVWPDLEALMKEHGVPQFTVDAHRPVKAFDVLGLSFATELGYTNMLSALDLAGIPLNSADRGDDDPIVLAGGHASFNPEPIADFIDAAVLGDGEEAVLEITGIIREWKAEGRPGGRDELLLRLARTESIYVPRFYDVDYLPDGRIQRVVPNRPDVPFRVAKRTTMDLDAWPYPKKPLVPLAETVHERYAVEIFRGCTRGCRFCQAGMITRPVRERSITTVGQMVKEGLEFSGFSEVGLLSLSSADHSEIGDMCSGLAEQYEGTNVSLSLPSTRVDAFNIDLAQELSKNGRRTGLTFAPEGGSERIRKVINKMVTEEDLIRTVVTAYSNGWRQVKLYFMCGLPTETDDDVLQIGRMAHEVIKAGRVAAGTKDIRCTVSIGGFVPKPHTPFQWAPMERPEVIDARLKLLKQEINSDRSLGRAIGYRYHDGEPSLIEGLLSRGDRRVGAVIRRVWEKGGRFDGWSEHFSYARWVEACAEVLPGFGVDLDWFTTRERQHSEVLPWDHLDSGLDKDWLWQDWQDSMSEFEQDDCRWTPCFDCGVCPSMDTEIQIGPTGKKLLPLTPVNNLRVPV encoded by the coding sequence ATGAGCGTACGTTCCGTCTTCCCGCAGCTCGAGCAGCTGCTGCCCCGGGTCAGCAAGCCGATCCAGTACGTGGGCGGCGAGCTCGGCGCCGTCGTCAAGGACTGGGACGCCACCACCGTCCGGTGGGCGCTGATGTATCCCGACGCGTACGAGGTGGGCCTGCCCAACCAGGGCGTCCAGATCCTCTACGAGGTGCTCAACGAGCAGGACGACGTGCTGGCCGAGCGCACCTATGCGGTGTGGCCCGACCTCGAGGCCCTCATGAAGGAGCACGGCGTCCCGCAGTTCACCGTCGACGCGCACCGCCCGGTCAAGGCGTTCGACGTGCTGGGCCTGTCGTTCGCGACCGAGCTCGGCTACACCAACATGCTCTCCGCGCTCGACCTGGCCGGCATCCCGCTGAACAGCGCCGACCGCGGCGACGACGACCCGATCGTCCTCGCCGGCGGCCACGCCAGCTTCAACCCCGAACCGATCGCCGACTTCATCGACGCCGCCGTGCTCGGCGACGGCGAGGAAGCCGTGCTCGAGATCACCGGCATCATCCGGGAGTGGAAGGCCGAGGGCCGCCCGGGTGGCCGCGACGAGCTGCTGCTGCGCCTCGCGCGCACCGAGAGCATCTACGTCCCCCGCTTCTACGACGTCGACTACCTGCCCGACGGCCGCATCCAGCGGGTGGTGCCCAACCGGCCCGACGTGCCGTTCCGCGTCGCCAAGCGCACCACCATGGATCTCGACGCCTGGCCCTACCCGAAGAAGCCGTTGGTCCCGCTGGCCGAGACGGTCCACGAGCGCTACGCGGTGGAGATCTTCCGCGGCTGCACGCGGGGCTGCCGGTTCTGCCAGGCCGGCATGATCACTCGCCCGGTGCGGGAGCGCTCGATCACCACGGTCGGCCAGATGGTCAAGGAGGGCCTCGAGTTCTCCGGCTTCAGCGAGGTCGGCCTGCTCTCGCTCTCCAGCGCCGACCACTCCGAGATCGGCGACATGTGCTCCGGCCTGGCCGAGCAGTACGAAGGCACCAACGTCTCGCTGTCGCTGCCGTCCACCCGCGTCGACGCCTTCAACATCGACCTGGCTCAGGAGCTGTCGAAGAACGGCCGCCGTACGGGCCTGACCTTCGCGCCCGAGGGCGGGTCCGAGCGCATCCGCAAGGTCATCAACAAGATGGTGACCGAGGAGGACCTGATCCGCACGGTCGTCACCGCGTATTCCAACGGCTGGCGCCAGGTCAAGCTGTACTTCATGTGCGGCCTGCCCACCGAGACCGACGACGACGTGCTGCAGATCGGCCGGATGGCCCACGAGGTGATCAAGGCCGGCCGCGTCGCCGCGGGCACCAAGGACATCCGCTGCACCGTGTCGATCGGCGGGTTTGTGCCCAAGCCGCACACCCCGTTCCAGTGGGCGCCGATGGAGCGTCCCGAGGTCATCGACGCCCGGCTCAAGCTGCTCAAGCAGGAGATCAACTCGGATCGTTCGCTGGGTCGCGCGATCGGCTACCGGTACCACGACGGCGAGCCGTCGCTGATCGAGGGCCTGCTCTCGCGCGGCGATCGCCGGGTCGGCGCGGTCATCCGCCGTGTCTGGGAAAAGGGCGGCCGTTTCGACGGCTGGAGCGAGCACTTCTCGTACGCCCGGTGGGTCGAGGCGTGCGCCGAGGTGCTGCCCGGCTTCGGGGTCGACCTCGACTGGTTCACCACCCGCGAACGTCAGCACTCCGAGGTGCTGCCGTGGGACCACCTGGACTCGGGCCTCGACAAGGACTGGCTCTGGCAGGACTGGCAGGACTCGATGTCCGAGTTCGAGCAGGACGACTGCCGGTGGACCCCGTGCTTCGACTGCGGCGTCTGCCCGTCGATGGACACCGAGATCCAGATCGGCCCCACCGGCAAGAAACTGCTCCCGCTGACCCCGGTGAACAACCTGCGGGTGCCGGTCTGA
- a CDS encoding SpoIIE family protein phosphatase, whose translation MSDSGGPDVTQELRPPWDENPDDLYEHAPCGYLTTLPDGTIVRVNQTFLSWTGYTRGDLVGHRRFRDLLTPGGQIYHETHYAPLLRMQDEVHELAFDVVCSDGRQLPTLVNSVLARDEAGQPRTIRTTVFNATERRQYEKELLLARQVAEASERRVRVLQQIVADLAAAPTEAEVAEAVVRAPESAFGAASSSIYLVDTERDTIHAVASTDPTTGNWDDMPRSSPRAVARVAERGDLHVIGSVAEAREHFPDLVDTMRRSGRNTVVLLPLTTGPADEQSGAETLGVLAFSFKGERTLTDGELRVVRLLGQQAGQALDRARLYDDLHHREERAVFLAGITRALDEVHRLLPRARRLIERLAPAVADWAEVRLQVGTPPIVESSGGPRPDEEMLSRRLGKVAASGEPWFPAEDDHLDCSVLPLTARGLVLGTLALRLPPDRQGAAAERAFLIELADRAGLALENARLYEQERQIAHTLQRSLLAGEMPGGDPRFAVETHYQPAAQELEVGGDWFDAFLISPDKLALVVGDVVGRGIEAATTMGQLRSAVRALASNEAGPALLIEGLDRFVERVESARMATVAYVEIDLAGGEVTFSCAGHLPPLLQEPAGAPEYLLQGRSAALGSRAGNRVRTEHRRKLPAGSRLLLYTDGLIERRSRSIEKGFELLAREYARRRDAPLPGLAAGLADTLVGREHADDVCMICVTLGTEERLERSIGADRMQIALLRADLRAWLAAHDVDVECGEAVVLACSEAVANAIEHGYRDDPFGMIDVVATVTDEAVEVRVTDRGTWRGPVTDVARGRGLQLIRESMDQVLFDRTDGTTVTMRRGRREAS comes from the coding sequence GTGAGTGACTCTGGTGGGCCGGACGTGACGCAGGAGTTGCGCCCGCCCTGGGACGAAAACCCCGACGACCTGTACGAGCACGCGCCGTGCGGTTATCTCACCACGCTTCCCGACGGCACGATCGTCCGCGTCAACCAGACGTTCCTGAGCTGGACGGGTTACACGCGCGGGGATCTGGTCGGCCATCGGCGTTTCCGTGACCTGCTCACACCCGGCGGGCAGATCTATCACGAGACCCACTACGCCCCGCTGCTGCGCATGCAGGACGAGGTGCACGAGCTGGCGTTCGACGTGGTCTGCTCGGACGGGCGGCAGCTGCCCACCCTGGTCAACTCGGTGCTGGCCCGCGACGAAGCGGGGCAGCCGCGGACGATCCGTACGACGGTCTTCAACGCGACCGAGCGCCGGCAGTACGAGAAGGAGCTGCTGCTGGCCCGCCAGGTGGCCGAGGCATCGGAGCGCCGGGTCCGGGTGCTGCAGCAGATCGTGGCCGACCTGGCCGCCGCGCCGACCGAGGCCGAGGTGGCCGAGGCCGTGGTGCGCGCGCCCGAGTCCGCGTTCGGCGCCGCCAGCAGCAGCATCTATCTGGTCGACACCGAGCGCGACACGATCCACGCCGTCGCCTCGACCGACCCGACCACCGGCAACTGGGACGACATGCCCCGCTCGTCGCCGCGGGCCGTGGCCCGGGTGGCCGAGCGCGGCGACCTGCACGTGATCGGCTCGGTGGCCGAGGCCCGCGAGCACTTCCCCGACCTGGTCGACACCATGCGCCGCTCGGGCCGTAACACGGTGGTGCTGCTGCCGCTCACCACCGGCCCGGCCGACGAGCAGTCCGGGGCCGAGACGCTCGGCGTGCTGGCCTTCAGCTTCAAGGGGGAGCGCACGCTGACCGACGGGGAGCTGCGGGTCGTCCGCCTCCTCGGCCAGCAGGCCGGCCAGGCGCTCGACCGGGCCCGGCTCTACGACGACCTCCACCACCGCGAGGAAAGAGCGGTCTTCCTGGCCGGGATCACCCGCGCGCTCGACGAGGTGCACCGGCTGCTGCCCCGCGCCCGCCGCCTGATCGAGCGGCTGGCGCCCGCGGTGGCCGACTGGGCCGAGGTGCGGTTGCAGGTGGGCACGCCGCCGATCGTGGAGAGCAGCGGTGGTCCCCGTCCCGACGAGGAAATGCTGAGCCGGCGGCTGGGCAAGGTGGCGGCGAGCGGCGAGCCCTGGTTTCCGGCCGAGGACGATCACCTGGATTGCTCGGTGCTGCCGCTGACCGCCCGCGGGCTGGTGCTGGGCACACTGGCGTTGCGGCTGCCGCCCGACCGGCAGGGCGCCGCGGCCGAGCGGGCGTTCCTGATCGAGCTGGCCGACCGGGCCGGGCTCGCGCTCGAGAACGCCCGGCTCTACGAGCAGGAACGGCAGATCGCCCACACGCTGCAGCGCAGCCTGCTGGCGGGGGAGATGCCGGGCGGCGACCCCCGATTCGCCGTCGAGACGCACTACCAGCCCGCCGCGCAGGAGCTCGAGGTCGGCGGTGACTGGTTCGACGCGTTCCTGATCAGCCCGGACAAGCTGGCGCTGGTCGTGGGCGACGTGGTCGGCCGGGGGATCGAGGCGGCCACCACGATGGGGCAGCTGCGCAGCGCCGTACGCGCCCTGGCGTCGAACGAGGCCGGTCCGGCGCTGCTGATCGAGGGGCTGGACAGGTTCGTCGAGCGGGTCGAATCGGCCCGCATGGCCACCGTCGCGTATGTCGAGATCGACCTGGCCGGAGGTGAGGTGACGTTCTCCTGCGCCGGTCATCTGCCCCCGCTGTTGCAGGAGCCGGCCGGGGCGCCGGAATACCTGCTGCAGGGCCGCTCGGCCGCGCTCGGGTCGAGGGCCGGCAACCGGGTGCGCACCGAGCACCGCCGCAAACTGCCCGCCGGCAGCCGCCTGCTGCTCTACACCGACGGGCTCATCGAGCGCCGCAGCCGGTCGATCGAGAAGGGCTTCGAGCTGCTCGCCCGCGAGTACGCGCGCCGCCGCGACGCGCCCCTGCCGGGCCTCGCCGCCGGGCTCGCCGACACCCTGGTCGGCCGTGAGCACGCCGACGACGTCTGCATGATCTGCGTGACGCTGGGCACCGAGGAGCGCCTCGAGCGCAGCATCGGCGCCGACCGCATGCAGATCGCCCTGCTCCGCGCCGACCTGCGCGCCTGGCTGGCCGCACACGACGTCGACGTGGAGTGCGGCGAGGCGGTCGTGCTGGCCTGCTCCGAGGCGGTGGCGAACGCGATCGAGCACGGCTATCGTGACGACCCGTTCGGGATGATCGATGTCGTGGCGACAGTGACGGACGAGGCGGTCGAGGTGCGGGTAACCGATCGGGGCACCTGGCGCGGGCCGGTCACCGACGTCGCCCGCGGCCGGGGCCTGCAACTGATCCGGGAATCCATGGATCAGGTGCTCTTCGACCGCACCGACGGCACCACGGTCACGATGCGACGGGGCCGCCGGGAGGCGTCGTGA